AGCCAACAGTCACTCCAAaacgccaatatatatatatatatatatatatatatatatatatatatatattaaagctaaaattctaaatttttgCTTTAAATCACCTATGGATGGTTTGTGAAATAATGGACACATTGCATTGATTATAATGCATAGATCTTCATAGGGACCATCTCTATGGCCCAAATGAACTAAGAAGTATTTTGCTTCATAAAAAATAGACCATTACTTTGTGTAAGATAATTGATCCACTGGGCCAAATTAAATAGTATTTGTCTTCCCAATAAAAGATGATTATTTGTTAAAATGCTACATGTAACTCAAACTAAGGTATCATGTTTCAAAACATTTCAAATTCTGATATCACTGTGTTATGTTGCATGTGAAATAAATAACTTTTATTACAAAATATTGGTCTGCTCTGTCTTAAATAGTTCACTGATTCTTTGTACTCAAAGGTGAAATTATCTCCCCTTTAATGAGTTATACATAAATTGACTAAAAACAAAATACGAAaggataatgtaaaaaaaaaaaaaaggaaaagacaaTTATTAACTTTTGAGGTTTATGTATTTGCTGGATATTTCAAAGAATTGCAACCACACCACTAATGACTGAAGCCATTCAGCCAATATTTATGCTCATATATTTCTACAGGACCATTGTTCATATACAATATTTCTATGCACTATATGGGTAGATAGGGATTGTTATTCATCTACCATCACTTTATTGAAAGCTATAAAACCAGCTAGGATATACAAACATCCTTATTCATATAATTCATACAACATGGAATGGCTTGTATTGCTTTGCACATGGcttaattcatgttttttttttattaggtgagTGTAGCCACATATGTGTAAAAAGGATGCATGAGGTTGTGTATGAGAGGTTATGTAACATCTTAAGGTATGTAAGACTATACATAATAATATCCCATACAGCTGTACTGTAGGAACAAAAATGAAACAGACTGGGATGAAAGAAGAGAGAAAGTTGGCATATGGTGCAAAAGTAAATTATTATGCTtaacaaatgcaaaaaacattgaggataaagaaaagaaaaaagaattgtGTGTCTTGTTACTTACCTGTAGTGCAAAGTGGGTTAAATGTAATATCATACATGTATctttgtctactaaacagccagCAGATACAATTACAGAGAATAAGGTATCAAATAACTGCTTGATACACTTAGACATGGAACTTTCATCAAATTATGTGACTGTGGAAACGTTCTATCACTGTATAATAATAGACCCAAGGGACAGACCCTAGTGTCAATTCTTGCTATCACTGACCTTGGGGTTATTAGGGTTAATTACATTAgatcacaaaagaaaaaaataatataagatcTATGCAAAAGTAGCATGTGTGGAAGTTATCCAACTACAATGTTTGATGGGCCATATTGGCTGAAATATTAAATATCTACATTTTGGTAGTCATTTGTACACTTACCTGCCCTTTGACCAGGCTAGCTGCAAACTGCCTCATAACGGCTTCAACCGTGTAGGCACTGGACCAACCCCTGGGGGTGAGCAGCTCCATGCAGATGGCCCCACCATCCAGCACATATCCATTCTCCAGCCTGGGGCTCAGCACTCTCATGAAGGGTGGGGAGAAAGGGAAGTTGTCCGGGAAGGTGAGGTTGAGCAATATAAACTCAGTGTTGGTCTCCTTCATGTCCTGCCAGAGGGTGGAGTCCTTGTCCACCTGGTGGAGCTTGACATTCCAGTCAAAGAGGCTGTCATCCACCAGCtccactgagatgaagtggtcactTAGCTTGCGGATGTCTTGAAGCTCCTTCATCAGGCGTCTACTCCTTACCTGGGTACAGTTCTGCCTGTTGGGTGGCACCGGTGGTTGCAGTGAGGAGCCCCCTCCTTGCTTGCCCCCTACTCCTCCATTACCCCCTCCTACACCACTTTGCTGCTTGGACTCcttggtgatggtgggggtgctGGTTTCCTTGGAGTTGTTTTTATCCTTTCCTCCTGCAGTGCCATGTTTATCCTTGTGACACTGTTCGGCCTTTTTGCCCTTGATCTCAGCCTGGCCATTGCCTTCATTGCCTGGGGTGGTGTTGCTGCAGCAGCCACTACTGCCTCCTCCACTGCTGCcgccgccaccaccaccaccaccaccaccacctcctcctGCCATGCCCCCTAGCGGCTTGTTGTTGCTATTCTTCCCTTTGCCGTTTTTCAGTGAACCTTGCTGGCTGCGGTGATGGTGGTAATGCTTGGGATCTTCTGTATCCCTGTCGTGAAGACGGATCAGTCCTATTTTCCGCAGGAGAGTGGCCATTTTCCCTGGGACTCCAATGTTTAGAATGTGATCCCAGTCAGTATCTCAGGATACAGAGCACAATACTTCTGCAATCAGTCACCAATGCTGTGGACAGTGGATGCCAAGCCTCAATCATGCAATCTGCTCCACAAACTTAGATCACGACAGGCATTGCCCTACCGGTGACACCATCAAAGTTGAGCCATAGTCTCTTCGTGGTAAATATAGAGGGGGTGAAAACAATAATGCAGTTTTACTCAGCTCGTCACCAATAAGAATCCCGGTAAACACTCAGTGATTCATAAACAGTGGAGAAAGTGGATGAGTCTGAGGCGGTTGGGGGCTAGCATTGCTCACTGTGAGTCAATCCCCATTTAGTGTTTAAGGCTGCAGCCTGCCCAGTCTCCTAAAGATCCGGATGGATTTCCTTTTTCTGATCATCAATCAGTAGAGAGCATCATGCTCCCTGAGGGGTGAGTCTTCTCCAAGCAGATACCTTATTATTTTTCAGCTTATT
The nucleotide sequence above comes from Pelobates fuscus isolate aPelFus1 chromosome 4, aPelFus1.pri, whole genome shotgun sequence. Encoded proteins:
- the UBE2QL1 gene encoding ubiquitin-conjugating enzyme E2Q-like protein 1, whose protein sequence is MATLLRKIGLIRLHDRDTEDPKHYHHHRSQQGSLKNGKGKNSNNKPLGGMAGGGGGGGGGGGGGSSGGGSSGCCSNTTPGNEGNGQAEIKGKKAEQCHKDKHGTAGGKDKNNSKETSTPTITKESKQQSGVGGGNGGVGGKQGGGSSLQPPVPPNRQNCTQVRSRRLMKELQDIRKLSDHFISVELVDDSLFDWNVKLHQVDKDSTLWQDMKETNTEFILLNLTFPDNFPFSPPFMRVLSPRLENGYVLDGGAICMELLTPRGWSSAYTVEAVMRQFAASLVKGQGRICRKAGKSKKAFSRKEAEATFKSLVKTHEKYGWVTPPVSDG